The Aminipila terrae nucleotide sequence TGAACTGGCAGTGAAGCTGAATATGGATCCCATTGAACTGAGAAGGAAGAATCTGGTACAAGTAGGCGAAAAAATGACAGCATATTATGGGGAAACTCTGGAAAGCTGCGCCCTGACGGAATGCATTGAAAAAGCTAAAGAAATGACGGACTGGGACCATAAATACCCATGCAGGGATATGGGAAATGATAAAATTCGGGCTATAGGAATGGCAGTAGCAATGCAGGGTTCAGGCATTTCCAATCTGGACATTGCATCAGCAGAGTTGAAACTTAATGATGAAGGTTTTTATACACTGATGCTGGGATCAGCAGACATGGGAACGGGTTGTGATACGATACTTGCTCAGATGGCGGCAGAATGTTTAGAATGCCAAGTGGATAAAATTATAGTTCATGGGGTGGATACCGACATATCTCCTTATGATACGGGTTCCTATGCCTCAAGCACTACGTATATAACAGGGAATGCAGTTATAAAAACTTGCGAAACTTTTATAGAAAAAATGATTCAGGAGTCTGCAAAGATACTTCACTGTGATAACGATGACTTAGAATTTGATGGAACCAGGATTTATCAGAGAAACGGTGAAAAACAGATTACCATTAAAGAGTTGGGAAATGCTTCTTATCTGGGAGGTCATAATTGTATATCAGCATCCGAATCTTTTTATTCTCCTGTTTCACCGCCTCCGTTTATGGCGGGTATTGTTGAAATCGAGTTGGACAAAACCACAGGACAAGTAGATATCATTGATTTTGCAGCAGTAGTGGACTGTGGCACACCAATCAATCCTAATTTAGCCAGAATCCAGACGGAAGGCGGCATAGCTCAGGGGATTGGAATGGCATTGTTTGAGGATGTTTTATATGATAAAGAGGGCAGGATGATGACCGATTCCTTTATGCAATATAAAATCCCAAGCAGACTGGATGTAGGAAAAATCCGGGTAGAATTTGAAAGTAGCTATGAGCCTACCGGCCCTTTTGGAGCCAAATCCATTGGTGAAATCGTCATTAATACGCCGGCACCGGCTCTGGCCTCCGCCATTTATAATGCTTCGAAGGTTAAACTTACAGAGTTACCTATGACAAGTGAGAAAATATTATTAGGAATGTTAGAAAATGAAAAACAGGATAAACATGATTTTACTGGCGGCTGGTAACAGCCGCCGTTTTGGCAGTAATAAGCTGCTGACTGAATATAATGGAAAGCTTTTATATCAGTATACCTTTGATATTGTGGCAAAGGTTTCACAGTGGCTGACAAACAACAAGGTCGATTATAGTATTTATACCGTGTCACAATACAAAGAAATATTAATTCAGGCTGAGAAAAATAATTATGCAGCTATTGAAAACCACAAGCCTGAACAGGGAATTGCGTATTCAATAAAACTGGGAATCGAAAGTCATAGTGACTTTACCCAAAATACTGCTGCTCTGACGCCCTATGAAAGAGAAAAATATTTGTTTTTTGTCTGCGATCAGCCCCTTCTCCGAAGTGAAAGTGTCATTGACCTGATTTCAGTATACCTGAATAGTGATAAGTCAATGGGATGCCTTTCTTATAAAAACAGAATGGGAAATCCGTGTATATTTGATGATGAGTGTATACCGGATTTGCTTAAACTAAAAGGGGATAAGGGAGGTAAAAAGATTATCCTGCAAAATCAGTCCAATACCCTGACCGTACAGGTTGAGGATGAAAAGGAACTTTTTGATGTAGATGATATAGCAGATTTTAAAAAGTTACATGAATTTGGTAGAAAGAATAGTCCAACAAAATAGTACTTGTGAACTTTGAAAGATGGCAGATTACAGGGCCTGGAGGCTAATTTTCTGCTGACGAATTATGACGATAAAAGGGAGAAAATAGAAAAAATATCTTGCTATTTTCTCTCTTTTACTTAAAAAAAGGCGCAAAAAAACCTCTGGAGGAACAGAGGTTTTTTGCATAAAATAAAAAAGATGATGAAGGATTGTCCGAATATTACGGACATATATGTTAAGTCAATATGCAATATAAAATATATTACATATTACACATAACCAAATTTAAATATCTATTGGTGTATAATTGGTCGAATTGTTACTT carries:
- a CDS encoding xanthine dehydrogenase family protein molybdopterin-binding subunit; amino-acid sequence: MKIVNTSINKMDSKSLVTGKPVYTDDIAPTNALIVKLLRSPHAHALIKSINKTNAMKVPGIECILTWEDLEQNRFTTAGQSFPEPSPQDRQILDRRLRCVGDPVAIVAGSDEKSVLRAISLIKVEYDVLEPILDFRKAKDNEILIHPEENWEALCQVGADNKKNLCAHEVFEYGDIEGELKACEIVIDEIYHTKANSQTMMEPFCTYTHLDTYGRLSIVSSTQVPFHVRRIAAKALGLPKSQIRVVKPRIGGGFGAKQSVVSELFPAAVTMATGKPAKMIFTRKESFTNGSPRHEMEIHVKLGANMEGDIKAIYMYTLSNAGAYGDHGPTTVGLVGHKSMAIYNHANAYKFDYDVVYTNNPWGGAYRGYGATQGFFALESAINELAVKLNMDPIELRRKNLVQVGEKMTAYYGETLESCALTECIEKAKEMTDWDHKYPCRDMGNDKIRAIGMAVAMQGSGISNLDIASAELKLNDEGFYTLMLGSADMGTGCDTILAQMAAECLECQVDKIIVHGVDTDISPYDTGSYASSTTYITGNAVIKTCETFIEKMIQESAKILHCDNDDLEFDGTRIYQRNGEKQITIKELGNASYLGGHNCISASESFYSPVSPPPFMAGIVEIELDKTTGQVDIIDFAAVVDCGTPINPNLARIQTEGGIAQGIGMALFEDVLYDKEGRMMTDSFMQYKIPSRLDVGKIRVEFESSYEPTGPFGAKSIGEIVINTPAPALASAIYNASKVKLTELPMTSEKILLGMLENEKQDKHDFTGGW
- a CDS encoding NTP transferase domain-containing protein, producing MKNRINMILLAAGNSRRFGSNKLLTEYNGKLLYQYTFDIVAKVSQWLTNNKVDYSIYTVSQYKEILIQAEKNNYAAIENHKPEQGIAYSIKLGIESHSDFTQNTAALTPYEREKYLFFVCDQPLLRSESVIDLISVYLNSDKSMGCLSYKNRMGNPCIFDDECIPDLLKLKGDKGGKKIILQNQSNTLTVQVEDEKELFDVDDIADFKKLHEFGRKNSPTK